The Candidatus Neomarinimicrobiota bacterium genome contains a region encoding:
- a CDS encoding polysaccharide deacetylase family protein, which yields MEKNVAQPQMKWQTITFVSLTILIAIPISIYVLQYQTDIIVLEKYGHLISNRVVWSVETDEKVVALTFDDGPHEKYTTELLDTLAKYDVTATFFLIGKNVEQYPEIVKRIRNKGHELANHSYDHPILPFKSRREIRRQIDSTSSLIESAAGVIPKYFRPPMGLFTSSVLDVTEESGHIAVIGEVYPRDPNKPGVDKIVERVLKRTEPGSIIIMHDGGTWGKIDRSQSVAAVPIIIESLREKGYRFLTVSELISNSQEKP from the coding sequence ATGGAAAAGAACGTGGCTCAGCCGCAAATGAAGTGGCAGACAATCACCTTTGTTTCTCTCACTATCTTAATTGCTATTCCCATTTCTATTTATGTACTGCAATATCAGACCGATATAATCGTGCTTGAAAAGTACGGGCATCTGATCTCAAACCGTGTTGTCTGGTCAGTTGAAACGGACGAAAAGGTTGTGGCGCTGACGTTTGACGACGGACCTCATGAAAAGTACACGACTGAACTGCTTGACACATTGGCGAAATATGACGTAACGGCTACTTTTTTCCTCATAGGAAAAAACGTGGAGCAATATCCTGAAATTGTCAAACGGATTCGGAACAAGGGTCATGAATTAGCGAATCATTCTTATGACCATCCGATTCTTCCGTTTAAGAGCCGTAGGGAAATTCGACGGCAGATAGATTCAACTTCCTCGCTAATAGAAAGCGCTGCGGGAGTCATACCGAAATACTTCCGTCCTCCCATGGGTCTGTTCACCTCTTCGGTGCTTGATGTGACCGAAGAGAGCGGTCACATTGCCGTGATCGGGGAGGTTTATCCGCGTGATCCGAATAAGCCCGGTGTCGATAAAATAGTCGAAAGAGTGCTGAAACGGACAGAACCCGGCTCAATTATAATAATGCACGACGGCGGAACATGGGGCAAAATCGACCGTAGCCAGAGCGTCGCCGCCGTCCCGATCATTATTGAAAGCCTACGGGAAAAGGGCTACAGGTTTCTGACTGTCAGCGAACTCATATCTAACAGTCAGGAAAAGCCCTAA
- a CDS encoding 1-acyl-sn-glycerol-3-phosphate acyltransferase — translation MIFYNFIKLFLRLAVDLFFDEVEVRHAEHVPIQGPLIIAANHPSSIMDAMILGVKTPRKIHYIGHAGLFSNFVKRKFLYAMGIIPVYRKEDNPDRMDKNVDMFRAAYKILEDGKCIGIFPEGTSQTGRKVLKLKTGTARIALGAEKQNDFALGLSIVPLGFYFTARHRFRSNVLLNFGKPITVTDYRDDYENDEYEGVHTLTERISDELGKLTLNIKKDGLNDFVTDLEKIYRARLKSDLEEEEILISDDEVFKDMFLSQRLADAVEYYMETKPDEVIALMKEVKNYRLKIDRLQLHDSMLQSDAKSAKVRKGSWKVAFWGVIGFPVWVAGVITNYIPYKFAEQLGKKIGYDKTKTSSVLMIGGGLGFIIYYAIETYVIWTIFGPILGLLFLVSVPFLGFGALAYGRKLKQRWRMWSFSITLLTNRHIIKKLQLERRRLLRRLDEFKEDYLKVINQQG, via the coding sequence TTGATATTCTATAACTTCATAAAACTTTTTCTCCGCCTGGCGGTCGATTTATTCTTTGATGAGGTAGAAGTACGTCATGCCGAACACGTCCCGATACAGGGACCGCTTATCATTGCGGCAAATCACCCCTCGAGCATTATGGACGCTATGATCTTAGGAGTAAAAACTCCGAGAAAAATACATTATATCGGTCACGCGGGACTCTTTTCAAACTTCGTAAAAAGGAAATTTCTCTATGCTATGGGGATTATCCCGGTTTACCGCAAAGAGGACAATCCGGACCGGATGGACAAGAACGTCGATATGTTTCGCGCCGCATATAAAATATTAGAGGATGGTAAATGTATCGGTATCTTCCCCGAAGGGACGAGCCAGACAGGTAGAAAGGTGCTCAAACTCAAGACCGGGACGGCGCGTATCGCTCTCGGCGCGGAAAAACAAAACGATTTCGCTCTCGGACTCAGCATCGTTCCACTCGGATTCTACTTCACGGCAAGGCACCGTTTCAGAAGCAACGTTCTGCTGAATTTCGGCAAACCGATCACCGTAACAGATTACAGGGATGACTACGAAAATGATGAATACGAAGGCGTACACACGCTGACAGAGAGAATTTCCGATGAACTCGGTAAGCTTACATTAAATATTAAAAAGGACGGGTTGAACGACTTTGTAACCGATCTTGAAAAGATTTACCGGGCGAGACTTAAGAGCGATCTCGAAGAAGAGGAAATATTGATATCCGATGATGAAGTATTCAAAGATATGTTCCTCTCCCAGCGACTGGCTGATGCCGTGGAATATTACATGGAAACCAAGCCGGATGAAGTCATTGCTCTGATGAAGGAAGTTAAAAATTACCGGTTAAAGATAGACAGATTGCAGTTGCATGATTCGATGCTGCAAAGCGACGCTAAAAGCGCAAAGGTCAGAAAGGGAAGCTGGAAAGTCGCCTTCTGGGGCGTTATAGGTTTCCCCGTTTGGGTTGCCGGAGTAATTACGAATTATATACCTTATAAATTCGCAGAACAGCTCGGTAAAAAGATCGGTTACGATAAAACTAAAACCTCATCGGTACTGATGATCGGCGGCGGACTCGGATTCATAATTTATTATGCCATCGAGACATACGTTATCTGGACGATTTTCGGCCCAATACTCGGATTGCTCTTTCTTGTTTCAGTTCCATTCCTTGGTTTCGGCGCGCTCGCCTACGGAAGGAAACTCAAACAGCGGTGGCGGATGTGGAGCTTCTCTATTACTTTACTCACCAACCGCCATATCATCAAGAAGCTGCAGCTCGAGCGTAGAAGATTATTAAGACGGTTGGATGAGTTCAAGGAAGACTATTTGAAAGTGATAAATCAGCAAGGGTGA
- the rdgB gene encoding RdgB/HAM1 family non-canonical purine NTP pyrophosphatase codes for MMQIVIATRNEDKFREISEILGDSIVEVLPLTDFKDAPEVDETGETLEENALLKAKSASKATGLPAIADDTGLFVDAINGEPGVRSSRFAGENATYEDNRNLLLSKLEGIPEESRTAKFVCIATLVDGVNSITTKGEVKGFITDLPRGSNGFGYDPIFQSEHSEKTFGELSADEKRAFSHRQKAFSEMLRILKEMYA; via the coding sequence ATTATGCAGATTGTTATAGCTACAAGAAACGAGGACAAATTTAGGGAAATCAGTGAGATTTTGGGCGACAGCATTGTTGAAGTGCTCCCATTAACTGATTTTAAAGATGCACCGGAGGTGGACGAAACGGGAGAGACTTTAGAAGAAAACGCCCTTTTGAAAGCAAAGAGCGCCTCAAAGGCAACAGGATTACCGGCTATCGCGGATGATACAGGGCTTTTCGTTGACGCTATCAACGGCGAACCGGGAGTACGTTCGTCCCGTTTTGCGGGAGAAAACGCAACATACGAAGATAACCGTAATCTTCTGCTGTCCAAGCTCGAGGGAATCCCCGAGGAGAGTAGAACGGCTAAGTTCGTTTGCATTGCGACGTTGGTAGACGGCGTCAACAGCATCACTACAAAAGGCGAAGTGAAAGGATTTATCACCGATTTGCCGAGAGGTTCGAACGGATTCGGATACGACCCGATATTTCAATCGGAACATTCGGAGAAGACATTCGGGGAGCTCAGCGCCGATGAAAAAAGGGCGTTCAGTCACCGTCAGAAAGCTTTTAGCGAGATGTTAAGAATTTTAAAGGAAATGTATGCCTAA